A single window of Bombyx mori chromosome 9, ASM3026992v2 DNA harbors:
- the LOC101745778 gene encoding RWD domain-containing protein 1 isoform X1, whose product MDYNYEQTSEVEALDSIYFGDMAVIETKPFHKFSIPIKSEGFDDGEGLACHLVFTYTSKYPDELPIIEIDNEENFDNIVDKEELLTHLAEQGKENLGMVMVFTLVSAGQEWLNETWDKVKKEREERILAKQKADEEAELKRFEGTRVTVESFLAWRKQFEIDMGIPAKREREAKDKNKLTGRELFLQDTTLNESDLKFLDDGALFFLLCLTQPSNSQKMDGHIKWTNPLGFEVKRHDINLTEEMQ is encoded by the exons ATGGATTACAATTACGAACAAACTAGTGAAGTGGAAGCATTAGATTCTATTTATTTCGGCGATATGGCAG tgaTAGAAACAAAACCATTTCACAAATTTAGTATACCTATAAAGTCAGAGGGGTTTGATGATGGAGAGGGGTTGGCCTGCCATCTAGTATTTACTTACACATCAAAGTATCCTGATGAATTACCCATTATTGAAATTGACAATGAGGAGAATTTCGACAATATTGTTGATAAAGAGGAACTTCTCACACATCTTGCTGAACAG GGTAAAGAAAACTTGGGAATGGTCATGGTATTCACATTAGTGTCAGCTGGACAAGAGTGGCTTAATGAGACTTGGGATAAAGTTAAGAAAGAGCGTGAAGAAAGGATACTAGCCAAACAAAAGGCAGATGAAGAGGCAGAACTG AAAAGGTTTGAAGGCACTAGAGTCACAGTAGAGTCATTTTTGGCATGGAGGAAACAGTTTGAGATTGACATGGGAATCCCAGCTAAGAGGGAACGAGAAGCAAAAGATAAGAACAAACTGACTGGAAGAGAACTATTCCTTCAGGATACAACACTCAATGAATCGGATCTCAAATTCTTGGATGATG GTGCATTGTTCTTCCTTTTATGTCTGACACAACCCTCAAATTCTCAGAAAATGGATGGCCACATTAAATGGACAAACCCACTCGGTTTTGAAGTAAAAAGGCATGATATCAATCTCACAGAA gagATGCAGTAA
- the LOC101745778 gene encoding RWD domain-containing protein 1 isoform X2, with amino-acid sequence MDYNYEQTSEVEALDSIYFGDMAVIETKPFHKFSIPIKSEGFDDGEGLACHLVFTYTSKYPDELPIIEIDNEENFDNIVDKEELLTHLAEQGKENLGMVMVFTLVSAGQEWLNETWDKVKKEREERILAKQKADEEAELKRFEGTRVTVESFLAWRKQFEIDMGIPAKREREAKDKNKLTGRELFLQDTTLNESDLKFLDDGDAVKVDESLFQNLDDLELTDEDDGDYEPSQSGSDSD; translated from the exons ATGGATTACAATTACGAACAAACTAGTGAAGTGGAAGCATTAGATTCTATTTATTTCGGCGATATGGCAG tgaTAGAAACAAAACCATTTCACAAATTTAGTATACCTATAAAGTCAGAGGGGTTTGATGATGGAGAGGGGTTGGCCTGCCATCTAGTATTTACTTACACATCAAAGTATCCTGATGAATTACCCATTATTGAAATTGACAATGAGGAGAATTTCGACAATATTGTTGATAAAGAGGAACTTCTCACACATCTTGCTGAACAG GGTAAAGAAAACTTGGGAATGGTCATGGTATTCACATTAGTGTCAGCTGGACAAGAGTGGCTTAATGAGACTTGGGATAAAGTTAAGAAAGAGCGTGAAGAAAGGATACTAGCCAAACAAAAGGCAGATGAAGAGGCAGAACTG AAAAGGTTTGAAGGCACTAGAGTCACAGTAGAGTCATTTTTGGCATGGAGGAAACAGTTTGAGATTGACATGGGAATCCCAGCTAAGAGGGAACGAGAAGCAAAAGATAAGAACAAACTGACTGGAAGAGAACTATTCCTTCAGGATACAACACTCAATGAATCGGATCTCAAATTCTTGGATGATG gagATGCAGTAAAAGTGGATGAGTCTTTATTCCAGAACCTGGATGATTTGGAACTCACCGATGAGGATGATGGTGACTATGAACCTTCACAAAGTGGTAGTGATAGTGATTAG